From one Anopheles bellator chromosome 1, idAnoBellAS_SP24_06.2, whole genome shotgun sequence genomic stretch:
- the LOC131205267 gene encoding transmembrane emp24 domain-containing protein 2, with amino-acid sequence MNHFLRFCLLILCINVVLINGFFITVDPHSEECFFDRAEAGTKLGLMFETVEGGFLDIEVRISGPDQKVIYQGEKESSGKYTFSAYETGIYHYCFSNKMSTLTPKVVMFSMEIGEAPKGTVGAVNEGEAGHTKLEDMIRELSGTLTSIKHEQDYMHVRDRIHRSINESTNSRVVMWSFFEAIVLIVMTVGQVYYLKRFFEVKRVV; translated from the exons ATGAACCACTTTCTAAGATTTTGTCTTTTAATTCTGTGCATAAATGTGGTTCTAATCAATGGTTTCTTCATTACCGTGGATCCTCATTCGGAGGAATGTTTCTTTGACCGTGCAGAAGCTGGAACCAAGCTAG GATTAATGTTCGAGACGGTCGAAGGTGGTTTTCTGGATATAGAAGTACGCATTAGTGGCCCAGATCAGAAAGTGATCTACCAGGGAGAGAAGGAATCGTCAGGAAAATACACATTTTCCGCCTATGAAACCGGCATCTACCATTACTGtttcagcaacaaaatgtCAACGCTCACACCAAAG GTGGTGATGTTTTCAATGGAAATCGGTGAAGCACCGAAGGGCACTGTTGGAGCAGTGAACGAAGGCGAAGCCGGCCACACAAAGTTGGAAGATATGATCCGTGAGCTATCCGGCACGCTTACCAGTATTAAACACGAGCAAGATTACATGCAT GTCCGAGATCGAATTCATCGGTCGATCAACGAAAGCACCAATTCTCGTGTTGTGATGTGGTCGTTTTTTGAAGCAATCGTTCTTATTGTCATGACCGTCGGGCAGGTGTACTATCTCAAACGTTTCTTTGAAGTGAAACGAGTGGTGTAA
- the LOC131205266 gene encoding succinate--CoA ligase [ADP-forming] subunit beta, mitochondrial, with translation MASILRRSSLLLADIASKSSPKVLASGCQKRHLNVQEHVSYSFLNEAGIPTPKFGVATSGGEAEKIASDLKTKNLVLKAQVLAGGRGKGSFKNGLKGGVRVVFSPQEAKDISSKMINQLLVTKQTGAAGRICNSVMVAERKFPRREFYFAVMMERAFNGPVLIASSQGGVNIEEVAAENPDAIVYEPIDINKGLQKEQAVRIAKKVGLEDKLEETAKMLLNMYDLFVKKDALLIEINPYAEDAAETYFALDAKMRFDDNAEFRQKELFAKRDLSQEDKKEVEASKFDLNYIALDGSIGCLVNGAGLAMATMDIIKLHGGDPANFLDVGGGASVKAVKEAFKIITSDPKVLAILVNIFGGIMRCDVIAEGIIQATKELNIKMPIIVRLQGTNVNEAKELIKKSKLRILPKDDLDEAAMLSVHLAQIVHLAREAHLDVSFELPDTYVV, from the exons ATGGCTTCCATTTTGCGCCGTTCGAGCCTTCTGCTGGCCGACATCGCGAGCAAATCGTCCCCTAAG GTGCTTGCCAGTGGATGCCAGAAGCGCCACTTGAACGTCCAGGAACATGTCTCCTACAGTTTTCTGAATGAAGCGGGCATCCCAACGCCGAA GTTCGGTGTGGCAACATCCGGAGGGGAAGCCGAAAAAATTGCGTCGGACCTGAAAACAAAGAACCTTGTGCTGAAGGCGCAAGTGCTTGCCGGCGGACGCGGTAAAGGAAGCTTCAAGAATGGTTTGAAAGGCGGTGTACGGGTGGTGTTCTC ACCGCAGGAGGCTAAAGACATCTCTAGCAAAATGATAAACCAACTGCTTGTGACGAAGCAAACCGGCGCTGCCGGACGCATCTGTAactcggtgatggtggcggagCGTAAGTTTCCGCGCCGCGAGTTCTACTTCGCCGTAATGATGGAGCGTGCGTTCAAT GGACCAGTGCTTATTGCGTCCTCGCAGGGCGGTGTTAACATTGAGGAAGTGGCTGCCGAGAACCCGGATGCAATTGTATACGAGCCAATCGACATTAACAAAGGCTTGCAGAAGGAGCAAGCTGTGCGG ATCGCCAAGAAAGTTGGTCTCGAGGATAAGCTGGAGGAGACGGCTAAAATGCTGCTCAATATGTACGATCTGTTCGTGAAGAAAGACGCCCTGCTGATTGAGATAAACCCATATGCTGAAGATGCCGCGGAAACAT ATTTTGCACTCGACGCAAAAATGCGCTTCGATGACAATGCCGAGTTTCGCCAGAAAGAGTTGTTCGCCAAACGCGATCTGTCGCAGGAGGATAAGAAAGAGGTAGAAGCTTCCAAGTTCGATCTGAACTACATCGCGTTGGACGGATCGATTGGCTGCCTTGTGAACGGTGCCGGactggcgatggcgacgatggaCATTATCAAGCTTCACGGTGGCGATCCGGCCAACTTCCTGGatgtcggtggcggcgcgaGCGTGAAAGCAGTGAAAGAAGCGTTCAAGATTATCACTTCCGACCCGAAGGTGCTTGCGATTCTGGTGAACATTTTCGGCGGCATCATGCGTTGCGACGTTATCGCGGAGGGTATTATTCAGGCAACGAAGGAGTTGAACATCAAAATGCCGATCATTGTGCGGCTGCAGGGCACGAACGTGAACGAGGCCAAGGAACTGATCAAAAAGTCGAAGCTCCGCATTCTCCCGAAGGATGACCTGGACGAGGCAGCCATGCTGTCGGTGCATCTGGCCCAGATTGTGCATCTGGCACGTGAGGCCCACCTGGATGTTAGTTTCGAGCTCCCAGATACCTACGTCGTCTAA
- the LOC131215390 gene encoding uncharacterized protein LOC131215390 gives MESVNHALFWALVFTLSTVDRCIGQFKIIDPSSGSITHPDSEKTNVTLVQIIPLVTKNMTDLPMMSMLESVRSFDSEPVQADVKENRFVKLHIVDSSSRRNTTNRVSKLRPADTNRTNDVATSGEKNKNKLIRKASANAIKGYAKRNSQHAKADTLTATTSNNVLKEQLQPAVTTESSTRARRHKYRKFKSRCRCERIWNCARIQISVARCAPDYFMCCF, from the exons ATGGAATCAGTGAA TCATGCCCTGTTCTGGGCATTGGTTTTCACTTTATCAACGGTCGATAGATGCATAGGTCAGTTCAAGATCATTGACCCAAGCAGTGGTTCTATCACGCATCCAGATAGTGAGAAAACGAATGTCACACTCGTACAAATCATACCACTGGTTACGAAGAACATGACCGATCTGCCGATGATGTCCATGCTGGAATCGGTTAGATCGTTCGACTCCGAGCCGGTTCAAGCAGACGTGAAAGAAAATAGATTTGTCAAACTTCACATCGTGGACTCAAGTTCCAGAAGAAACACTACTAATCGTGTAAGTAAACTCCGGCCGGCAGACACTAATCGCACCAACGACGTGGCGACCagtggcgaaaaaaacaaaaataagttGATTCGCAAAGCAAGCGCAAATGCCATTAAAGGTTACGCAAAACGAAATAGTCAGCACGCGAAAGCGGATACACTAACGGCCACTACTAGCAACAACGTCCTTAAAGAACAGTTGCAGCCAGCAGTAACCACAGAATCTAGCACGCGAGCTCGACGGCATAAGTATCGTAAGTTTAAATCACGTTGCCGTTGCGAACGCATATGGAATTGTGCGCGCATTCAAATCTCCGTGGCCCGTTGTGCACCAGACTATTTCATGTGTTGCTTCtaa